In the genome of Phragmites australis chromosome 9, lpPhrAust1.1, whole genome shotgun sequence, the window GCGAAATATCCTCGTAACCAGGCACCTCGGGCACATCCACATGTACCGCCTTGAGTGTCCTACCTCCTGCTTCGTGTAAATTCTATCCCACCAAATTGTCTCCTCATTCTCTCCCGCCTCTGCTCTCGCCTCAACACCACCGTGTCGTTGCCTAACATGTTCCACTTCTTCTGTCTCATCATCTTCGACATCATCCTCACTGTCCAAGGAAAATGTTTCAGTTTCCTCAACATTTTTCTGaccctcctcatcctcaaaataaTCATCATCGAAATCATTACATACAACAGCCATGTCAAATTTATTTGAACCACCAGCATGTGGCTCCTCAACAGATGCCCGAGTTAACTCTGCAACTGTACCATCCGCGAGTATGGTGGTACCGGCACCCTCTGCAACAATACATGGAATTTCCTGGGTCAATTGCTCAACAGGCTCCACTTCCTGGCTAGTATTGCCCGGCACATCTTCAACCGATGGCATCGAGCTTCCGCCTACAGCCacatcaactaccaactccGCACAACAGATTTGAGAACCATTCAAACAATCCTTATACAGCTTCCAATCATTTTCTGACACCAACTCCATAACAATATAGTGAGCCTTACCACCCCTGTCGGCATCCAACCTTCCCCGTACGGTAACATTATTTCCATCCGCATCAACATTCAAAACTTCCCTAACCCGAGCAACAATTTCATCAAAGCAAGGAGCgttcccaaatttcaacacttccTCCCTCATCTTATCGACCACCCCATTTGTACTAACCGTGCCACCATAAAAAACACGAACAATACGTTCCAtctacacaaaccatccaaacattACACGTGTATCATCGCTATAGCACGTTAAAAACCTacacattaaacatttcaattCGACTACATTACATCTCTACAATACAAAACATCCTCCGCAAGTGTACAAATGCAAAAACTTGCGTTGCTCATATACATTTAGTATATATATACGAATTTCAATTTCCTACGCTCAACcgattgcatgcaacaaattccACACGATAAATATGCGTTGGTATACGTACATAGCACGATATATGACCACCGATCTAGACCGAAACGTTGAAATTTCGTAGATCAATCGAATCAAGTTCTAAACCATAACATTCCAAAAACTAGCAATTCAAACCGATTTAACCGGAAAAAATTGGGGGGATTGGAGGAGATACCTTCGTAGCACTCTTTTCCTTCAAATCCCCTTCGAATCGGGCTCAAATCAGTGGAGAATGGGGTGGAGGAGGGCGAGCCGGCGCTTGAGAACTCTCCTGCTCGCGGCCGGTTGAGGAAGAAACGGTTGCGTGCGGGAGAGAGGGCCGGCGCCCGGCCTGTATACTCCTCTATCACGCCAAAAGGGTTGAGGTGACTGGAGTCGCGCTAGTGTCCTTGGCGTGACAGAGGGACACACCCGGTGTGTCTGTATGGGCCTCTGTCGCGCCAGGCCCCATGGCGCGACTGGCGCTCTGACGCGACTCAGGCTGTCACGTCGGTACGTCCATGTGGCACGGGGCGAACCGCCTGCCAACGTGACACCGGAGTCACACCAGGCTCTTTGGCGTGACAAAGTAGTGAGTCACACCAAAATCTATAGCGTGACAAAAGGGActagtttctgaaaatataaGTTTCGACgggttattattaaaatattaattttaaaaaggctaaaaaaattTCTCACCAAAGTTAGCCCACGCACCTTCCTCGAAACTTCTCGCCGGCTGCTAGTCACCACCAATCAAGCATAAATGGAGCAGAGCAGAGCTGCTTAATCACCACCACAAGAAGgcgaagagagagagatatgGGGGGAGTTGTGAAGGTGTACGGCCTGGCGGCGTCGCCGTTCGTGGCGACGGTGCTGGTGTGCCTGGAGGAGGCCGGCGCCGCGTACGAGCTCGTCCCCGTCGACATGGCGGCGCGCGAGCACAGGACCCCGCACCACATCGCCCGCAACGTACGCGGAATCTCTCTCGCCACTCCTACTGATCCTCTCTAATCTCCGCTGATCATGGAGTGAGTGACCGATTGAGTTTGCACAATCTCTCGCAGCCGTTCGGCAAGATCCCTGTTTTGGAGGACGGAGAACTCACGCTCTTTGGTAAGCATCGATCATGTCACTCAAGTCACAGTTCTAAGTGTTGGTTGCTttcagggatttcaatttcgtttaattttgtttttcacCGGCGAAAAGACCGAAAGTTGTGAAACTTTATCGAAATTtctattagtgaatttttttttgaaattagatatttcacgAATAAATTACagcgaaattttaatccctgatTGCTTTGACTTTTAATTTACGGTATCCACGTTAATCAAGGTTTTATCATTATAATATACTACTCCATCAGTTCTTTTATATGTTTAAAACTATCAAGACCTGCTGCACGAAAATTATATTACTAATGAATTTATCTTTAGGAATGCTTTAAAAATTACTATTTTATTAGTACATCTTGATAGAAGTTAACGTCTCGATGATAGTGAAAAGCCAATAACGAAAAATAGAAGAGAAAGGGGTGGTAAAGATAGTAAATCTAACACAATACAAATATATCTTTCGAATAAATCTTATGAGGCTATTTCAATGTACCCAACTTATGTAGATAATTTCTATATTGATGGCcggatatttataaaaaaaaaattaactgcACATATCCAATCGATGGTAACCTACATTTAACGAAAAAggagtatttttattttttgctagAATCACGCGCGATTTCGCGTTATGTGCTTCGCAAGTACAAGAATGGTGCCACCACAGACCTCCTACGGGAAGGCAACCTTGAGGAGTCCGCCATGGTGGATGTATGGCTGGAGGCGGAGGCCCACCACTACGAACCAGCAATATCCAACATTGTCCAGCAGTGCGTCATCCTGCCCATGATCGGTGGCACCCGCAACCAGCACATCGTCGATGAGAACGTCGAGAAGTTGAGGGAGGTGCTCCGGGTGTACGAGGCGCGGCTGGGCGAGCATGGCTACCTGGCAGGGGAGTTCATCAGCCTCGCAGACCTCGCCCACTTCGGGTTCATGCACTTGCTCATGCCCACGGAGTACGCGACGCTGATGGAGGAGTGCGCGAACGTCAAGGCGTGGTGGGAGGAGCTCGCAgcgcggccggcggcgaggaaaGTGGCGGAGCTCATGGACACTGGGTTTGGGGCTGTCTAAGAAAGAGCAGAGCAGCAGTGACTGACGGACTCACCCTCTGAACTTATTATCATCAGTGTAATAATGACATCGCGGTACAGCTGAATAATATCTCATCTGGCGTCTTCCACATCTCCGCAGATGTGACAATCACAGAATGTTCAACCTCTTTTCGCGTCACCTTGGTTTATGGTCCAACTAGAGACAACATAAACCCAGCATTCGTTAATGAGATAAAAAGTATAAAGCCCTCACCAGGGCAAAAATGGTTTATTCTAGGGGACTTCGATCAAATCTACAAAGCCAGTGATAAAAATATCAGGAATCTAAAGTATAATTTAATGGGGGCAATTCCGTGAGTTGCTAAATGATCCAACATTGGTTGGTCCCTAAACAAAGTGTTCTGCAATTTCGATTGGGATATTGCCTTCGAAAAAGATGTGTTACACACTCTCCACTTCGGTCTTGGACCACTGCCCGCTGCTTCTATCGAACCAGAGCAGCCCCAGACGCCCTAGAACCTTCATTCAGGttcaagaatttttggaccCGAATTCCAAGGTTCATGGAAGTTGTCACCTCTGCTTGGAATCTGCCCTCGATTCACTAAGATCCTTTTCGCATCCTTAACCAAAAGTTCAGGAACATGGCAAAGGAACTTCGAGAATGGAGTAAAAGCATTTTAGCAGACACTAAGATGTAGCTTTTCATGGCCCTAGACGTTATCCTTCGTCTGGACACCGTCCCGGAAAACATAATGCTTTCGGTCTAAGAACATTGGCTTGGTGTGAAACTACAGAAAAGAATAATAGGTCTTGCAGTTATCGAGATGACCCAAAAAAAGGCTGGCGTAGTGGATAGCTTACCTAAAGGAAGGGGATACCaataacagttttttttttctgccgAAAGATTGCTACGAGAAGAAGAAAGGACGTCATCCAAAGGTCGCAAAAGAATCAAGGTTGGGAGTGGTTGTCGGCAAGGCCGGCGGTGAGGAAGGTGGCTGCTCTCATGCCCACGGTTGGGCCAAAGCCGTCTTCTGGTTAACCTATGCTATCAAGTCATTTGTATGCTAGCTAGTGACGGAGCTTAAGCTCGACCAACCTGGGCCATAGCCTCTCCAATGTTTTGGCCCAAAACAAATTAGCACCTAAGTATGCAGCCTATGCTGGTATACATAGTACTCTATTTTAGAGCTATTTTTATTATGATCTATTAAtcttatttgaatatatattttGAATCTAAGTATAGGAATTGTCAATATACTGCTCTTTAATGGGTATAAATTGCACCGTATGTTAGTATTATGGTTTATCACTtgaatatttttgaatttgctTTGGTTTTTTGGCCCCTCCTGAAATTTTGGTCAAGCTCCGTCGCTGATGCTAGCAAATGCAAAAACAAGAAATGGAAAACATAAAACACGGGATTGATCACTGGTCACAATGCTGATGGTCTGAGATTGTCTTGCTTTGTCATTAGTTGAAATAACAAAATCAAGTAAGTAAACACTATTAAACGGCTAATACCAAGCAGGCATGTCACTTAGTAGCTAGCTAACCAGACACTTGTTTGGCCTCTCCATGTTTCATGCAAACCTCTCATGGTTTCATCGGATCTCTTGTCTATACAAATCCATGCATATATGCCTCATGCTTCCGATTGTCACAAAAGCAAAATTAATCAAAGCAAATATAAGAATAAGGATGAAGGCTTCTTTCTTCTCTCCTTTTGCCGTCGCTGTGGTGGTGCTCGCCGTCGTGGTGGCCTCCGGCTTGCGCGCGGCGGAGGCGACGATCGAGAGCACGTGccacgcggcggcggcgcgcgacCGGCGCGTGGACGTCCGGTTCTGCGCGCGGCAGTTCGCAGCGTACCAcggcgcggcggaggcggacgCGTGGGGGCTGGCCAAGACCGCCGCGCTCATCGGCGTCAACCTCAGCGACGACGCCGCGTACGATATCGGCAACGGCAAGATCCGGCCCCCGCCGGCCGGCGGCGCCAGGGCGAAGGGTGCCATGGCGGAGTGCGCCACGGCGTACGACGCCGTCGGCCTGGCCTTCGCGGAGGCCTCTGACGAGCTCGGCTCGCGGCGGTACGCGGCAGCGAGGGAGAAGCTGGCGCGCGTGGCCGCGCTCTCGCAGCGGTGCGACGGCGGGCTAGCGAGGGCCGGCATCGGGACGCCGCCGGCGCTGGCCAGGTACAGCGCCGACTGCCAGCAGATGGCCGTCATCGGCGTCGCCATTACCAACCTCATCAAGTGATCCGTCCATCCGGCATACGCCGGTCGAACACCTTTGGTGGTTCGTCCATCCGGCATACGCCGGTCGAACACCTTTGGTGGTTCAGTAGcttagggcgtgtttggttcGGCTGCTCCACTCATGTAGGACGCGCGTGTGCAGCCAGACGGAGAGAGACTGACGTTTGGATGGCTGCACCGGTGGGAAAAGCTGCACCCGCTGGTGCAAATGCATCCGCCCAGCCAGGCCGGCGGGAAACGCCGGATTCGGCCGTTTCTCCCGGGTCTGGCCGGCGGGATGCAGCAGATTAGCACTAATGACGAATAATTAGTGAATATTAgctcatattaatattttttaaattagattaaagtttaatatgataaattaattattatagagtgtatttatgttaaataaacatcatattaatacttattttttatttcaatctaatataacatatactcgtgcgggcaaccaaacacaatctcttctcagccAGACTGAACACATGCAGctaaccaaacagaccctactgTATCTCCTcagcctgtctcaactcagcctgcatgAGCCATACGAGCCAGGCTGAGGACgttcgggcaaccaaacacactcttaGTGTAGTAGCGTTGCATCTGACTGTTTAGAAGTGGATTATTACGGTATTGTCCTTTCGAAACTGATTAAATAAAGGCTAGATGTATATGTTTTTTGAGTAAATTGCCAATTTTCACCTCTAAATGATTGTACCCCCGAGTTTGGATCATGCTGGAGATTCAATTTTGGCAAGACCTCATTCAGCACACCGACATTTGGGTCATTTCTTTGCCAAATTACGCGAAAAACATTGGACATATCATGCCACTGCACCAACGCAatgaaattcaaatattcaaTGGAACCCCATTCCGAATAAGAAATTGTTTGTGGTTCATTCATCACTCATCATCCTTCTGGATTAGCAAGTTTACAGATGAAGTGGAAAACACAGCATAATTTCTTGACCTTTCAGCAAAAGCTAACACAACGTGATTTCATTGCGGTAAACTACAGTAGTGGATAGATTGGCATTCATCTGACAGAAGATGGGAATAAAATTAATCAGAGACTGTCGTAAAAGTCATCCCGTTTTGATACACACGCTGGTTGCAGAGCATGAACATGTTCGAGCATATGGTTGCACAACTAAAATTTGGCTCGGTTTCTTTAGCcctaaccaaacagcccctgTAAGCTATTGCACGCGCCGAGGAAGCTATGGTTCTTGTGATATTAGGCTATCTCTAGTtgatactttaaaattttattttttataatattattataatatccttTATTTTTAACATCTCTAGCAGTTATCCTATTTCAtactttttattattttactCCTCTTTTCGGACCCACAATCATACTCTGTGAACAGTGATACGAGATGGAAGAGGTCGACAAATTTGGAGTTGCACAATCACTGTAGCAACCCTCCTGTATCCGTGTAGCATGCGAAACCGGCTCTATTGGAGTGCGATGCGGGATGCTTGAGGCGGCAAATTCGTGCGCATAGTGATACGATGTGGGTTTAAAGGCTCTGCTAAAATTGGCCTTACGTACTATTTCTCGTCTCCTGTgttggagagaaaaaagaagggtGGTTAGATGGTAAGTGACAGTTGTGGTCTTCGCGGGGGAAAtttccgtcgtgaagggattcccgttcccttcagcgctccaacggtttccttttacggttcccttcacgacgggattctcagggtcattcctttcaggacgggattatctctccatttctttcgcgattcccctcgaagggaagctgttagagatgagaggaaataaaaggaatgggaATGGGGAAGAGAAttgggaagggaacgaaatgaagggaatatggttaggGTAGTTGCAAAATTAGGATAGTTTTCAGGGATAGGATTATTGGTAAGGCCTTTCATGGCGGTTCTGGTAACAAATGGAAACTTCAAATGTGGTCTATAGTATTTCAGCAAATTTACAATATATGCCACACAATATTTTTGTAGTTTTAAACTCATGCCCAGTATACCTCCTGCTACGATCACATTTTCTACACGGAGCGATACCTATAAAGCTGCTCACCCACAAGTCACTCACTCTCCACGGGATTTTCTCTTTTAAGACTATGCTTAAGGGATTTTTGTTGTGGGTGAAAATTTCATTGTGAAGgaattttcgtttccttcagcgcTACAACGGTTCCTGTTACGAAGGGATTCTCAGAGTCATTTCATTCAGAACGGGattatctctcctttcccttcacgattcctctcgaaagaaaactgttggagataagagaaaatagaggaatagaaacagaaaagaaaatcaGAAAGTGAataaaatgaagggaatatggttgaagataaTCTAACTATATTCCCATTATATTCCCTCCTTCCTTCCCTCTCCCAGCCCCAAATCCGTAAGTTTCGCTATCCTCCGAAacccaaacaaaaacaaattcaCAAGTATGTACCACCAATATCTACGAAGATAAGGGGATGAAGGGATGTGAGGTGGGCGATTTAAGTTCGCGTACTAGTCTATACTTTTTccataaatttataatatatgtCACAcaatattttgataattttaaACTCATGTTCAACGGACCTCCTGCTAtaatcacatttttttttacgCAGAGCGACGCCTATAAAATGGCTCACCCACGAGTCACACTCTATCCACACGTTTTTTCCCTCTCACACTATGATAGTATTTGGTTTAACATTTTGTAACGTAATCATATTACGAAGGGGACGTGATACTGTTACTTGTGTCTGGTTGAACGTGGCCTATAATAGCTTACTGTGTAATTGGTTACCAACTAGTTCACATCCGATTCCCCCCTCGCGGACTGGTATCGCATCGCGAATTCATAGTACAGCTTCGTCCATCCTCCAGCGTGCAAGCAGCTCGCCCCCTCCACCTTCCCTTCCGCAAGGAGCTCTGCCGGCGACCCGCATGCCGCCTCTTCGTTGGCTCTGTTCGAGGCATCGTCCCGAGGCTCGGGTGCGCATATGCATGTGCTCGACTTGGCGTGAGCGACACCCACGGCGTGACCGTCCCCTGAGTTGGGGAACCCACTTCGATGGGTGTTCGGCCCCGGCGGGAAGCAGAAGGGGTTGATGGCGAGGAGATACCACAGCATGGGTGGACTCAAGGAAGTGAGGGTGACCTTGGAGACACTGGTGGCGAGGCAAAATAGGCTCGGTGGAGGAGATCAAGGTGGGCGGGCGGCCGCGAGCTACGACCTACGTGGCGGCAAGATCTGACCATGGCCGGATGCTGCGATGACATGGCAAGCTGGAGAGTAAGATAGGTGCTTGTTCAATTTTCAGACTCGAACGAGGGATTTAGCTGTCTCCTGTTATCTCGACGGGAATGCCATTGCGGTGAAGTTCTTCCCGGGCAGGCACCTTATCGCGCTCTTCTCCATCGATATCCCATCGATGCCGGTGCAACAGATGCTTACCGGCGGCTTTGGATGCTACATGCTATGGAGGGTGCCGGTGTCTTCGATCTAAAGTGGAGCCGGTGTCTTTGATCTGAAGTGGGGCGGGAGCCTCGCATTACCGTTGCTCGTGCTGGTCGACGCCTGCGGCCGTCTTATACTCTAGCTCCCGAGTAGGACGACCACCCTGTAATCTAATAGCATTACATTatgaaac includes:
- the LOC133928438 gene encoding glutathione S-transferase 4-like — protein: MGGVVKVYGLAASPFVATVLVCLEEAGAAYELVPVDMAAREHRTPHHIARNPFGKIPVLEDGELTLFESRAISRYVLRKYKNGATTDLLREGNLEESAMVDVWLEAEAHHYEPAISNIVQQCVILPMIGGTRNQHIVDENVEKLREVLRVYEARLGEHGYLAGEFISLADLAHFGFMHLLMPTEYATLMEECANVKAWWEELAARPAARKVAELMDTGFGAV
- the LOC133928437 gene encoding pectinesterase inhibitor 8-like, coding for MFHANLSWFHRISCLYKSMHICLMLPIVTKAKLIKANIRIRMKASFFSPFAVAVVVLAVVVASGLRAAEATIESTCHAAAARDRRVDVRFCARQFAAYHGAAEADAWGLAKTAALIGVNLSDDAAYDIGNGKIRPPPAGGARAKGAMAECATAYDAVGLAFAEASDELGSRRYAAAREKLARVAALSQRCDGGLARAGIGTPPALARYSADCQQMAVIGVAITNLIK